One window of Myxocyprinus asiaticus isolate MX2 ecotype Aquarium Trade chromosome 4, UBuf_Myxa_2, whole genome shotgun sequence genomic DNA carries:
- the LOC127438478 gene encoding transportin-1-like isoform X1, with product MECQWKPDEQGLQQILQLLKESQSPDTSTQRSVQQKLEQLNQYPDFNNYLIFVLTKLKTEDEPTRSLSGLILKNNVKAHYQNFPNGVSDFIKNECLQNIGDSSPLIRATVGILITTIASKGELQNWPELLPKLCLLLDSEDYNTCEGAFGALQKICEDSAEILDSDMLDRPLNVMIPKFLQFFKHSSPKIRSHAIACVNQFIISRTQALMLHIDPFIENLFALAADEEPEVRKNVCRALVMLLEVRLDRLLPHMHNIIEYMLQRTQDQDENVALEACEFWLTLAEQPVCKEVLCGHLSKLTPVLVNGMKYSEIDIILLKGDVEEDEAIPDNEQDIRPRFHRSRTVAQQHEGGDSIEEDEDDDDDDLDDDETISDWNLRKCSAAALDILANVFRDDLLLHTLPLLKELLFHPEWLVKESGILVLGAIAEGCMQGMIPYLPELIPHLVQCLSDKKALVRSITCWTLSRYAHWVVSQPPDTYLKPLMTELLKRILDSNKRVQEAACSAFATLEEEACTELVPYLAYILDTLVFAFSKYQHKNLLILYDAIGTLADSVGHHLNKPEYIQMLMPPLIQKWNQLKDEDKDLFPLLECLSSVATALQSGFLPYCEPVYQRCVNLVQKTLAQAVLHQTQPEFCEAPDKDFMIVALDLLSGLAEGLGGNIEQLVARSNILTLMYQCMQDKMPEVRQSSFALLGDLTKACFQHVKPCIANFMPVLGTNLNPELISVCNNATWAIGEISIQMGSEMQPYVPMVLQQLVEIINRPNTPKTLLENTAITIGRLGYVCPQEVAPMLQQFIRPWCTSLRNIRDNEEKDSAFRGICTMITVNPGGVVQDFIFFCDAVASWMNPKDDLREMFYKILHGFKNQVGDENWKRFSDQFPLPLKERLAAFYGV from the exons ATGGAGTGTCAATGGAAACCCGACGAGCAGGGACTTCAGCAGATCTTACAGCTGCTCAAGGAATCACAGTCCCCTGACACATCCACGCAACGATCCGTCCAACAA AAACTTGAGCAGCTCAATCAATACCCAGACTTCAACAACTACTTGATATTTGTGCTCACAAAGCTAAAGACAGAAG ATGAGCCCACTCGCTCTCTCAGTGGGCTCATTCTGAAGAACAACGTTAAGGCCCATTACCAGAACTTCCCAAATGGTGTCTCTGACTTCATCAAAAATGAGTGTCTGCAGAATATTGGAGACTCCTCACCCCTCATTAGAGCCACAGTGG GTATTCTGATCACAACTATAGCCTCTAAAGGGGAGTTACAGAACTGGCCAGAGCTTCTGCCTAAACTCTGTTTACTGTTGGACTCAGAGGACTATAACACTTGTGAA GGGGCTTTTGGAGCTCTGCAAAAGATCTGTGAAGACTCTGCCGAGATCCTAGACAGCGACATGCTGGACCGTCCGCTCAATGTTATGATCCCAAAGTTCCTGCAGTTCTTCAAGCACAGCAGCCCCAAGATCAG ATCTCATGCCATTGCCTGTGTGAATCAGTTcatcatcagcagaacacaagccTTGATGCTACACATAGATCCCTTCATTGAG AACCTTTTTGCACTGGCTGCTGATGAGGAGCCAGAAGTGAGGAAGAATGTGTGCAGAGCTTTAGTCATGCTTTTAGAAGTCCGACTAGACCGTCTCCTTCCTCACATGCACAACATCATTGAG TACATGTTGCAGAGGACGCAGGACCAGGATGAAAATGTAGCTCTGGAGGCCTGTGAGTTTTGGCTTACACTCGCTGAGCAACCTGTGTGTAAGGAGGTTCTTTGTGGACACTTGTCCAA GCTGACACCAGTTCTTGTCAATGGAATGAAATACTCTGAGATTGACATAATCCTACTGAAG GGTGATGTTGAGGAGGACGAAGCCATCCCGGACAACGAGCAGGACATTCGTCCAAGGTTCCATCGCTCACGCACAGTTGCTCAACAACACGAGGGTGGAGACTCCATCGAGGAGGATgaggacgatgatgatgatgatttggATGATGATGAAACCATCTCAGATTGGAATTTAA GGAAATGTTCAGCAGCTGCACTGGATATTCTAGCGAATGTTTTCAGAGATGATTTGCTATTGCATACTCTTCCTCTACTGAAAGAACTGCTGTTCCATCCAGAGTGGCTTGTCAAAGAGTCTGGCATACTTGTACTGGGAGCCATTGCTGAAG GCTGTATGCAGGGAATGATCCCCTACTTGCCTGAGTTGATTCCTCATCTGGTACAGTGCCTTTCTGATAAAAAGGCGCTGGTTCGTTCCATTACCTGCTGGACTCTGAGCCGTTACGCACACTGGGTGGTGAGCCAGCCCCCCGACACCTACCTCAAACCCCTCATGACTGAACTGCTCAAACGCATACTGGACAGCAACAAGCGCGTCCAAGAGGCTGCTTGCAG TGCCTTTGCTACCCTTGAGGAGGAGGCATGCACTGAGCTGGTGCCGTATCTTGCATATATTTTGGACACATTGGTCTTTGCTTTCAGTAAATACCAGCACAAGAACCTGCTCATCCTCTATGATGCCATTGGCACTCTGGCTGACTCTGTGGGCCACCATCTCAACAAACCA GAATATATTCAGATGCTGATGCCTCCATTGATTCAAAAATGGAACCAGCTAAAAGATGAAGATAAAGACCTCTTTCCACTATTGGAG TGTCTCTCGTCTGTGGCCACTGCCCTGCAGAGCGGCTTCCTGCCATACTGTGAACCTGTCTACCAGCGCTGTGTTAACCTGGTCCAGAAAACACTCGCCCAGGCCGTG CTCCACCAGACTCAGCCTGAGTTCTGTGAAGCTCCTGATAAAGATTTCATGATTGTTGCTTTGGATCTGCTCAGTGGATTAGCAGAGGGTCTTGGCGGGAACATTGAACAGCTGGTTGCCCGCAGCAACATTCTCACTCTCATGTACCAGTGCATGCAG GATAAAATGCCAGAGGTACGGCAGAGTTCATTTGCCCTGTTGGGAGATTTGACCAAAGCCTGTTTCCAGCATGTCAAACCTTGCATTG CTAATTTCATGCCTGTTTTAGGCACAAACCTGAACCCAGAATTGATATCGGTATGCAACAATGCAACATGGGCCATTGGAGAAATATCCATTCAAATGG GTTCTGAGATGCAGCCATACGTCCCAATGGTTTTACAACAGCTGGTGGAGATCATTAATAGACCCAACACACCCAAGACTCTGCTGGAGAACACAG CAATAACAATTGGTCGTCTTGGTTACGTTTGTCCTCAAGAGGTGGCACCCATGCTACAGCAGTTTATAAGACCCTG GTGCACCTCTCTTCGCAATATAAGAGACAATGAAGAAAAAGACTCTGCCTTCCGAGGAATCTGCACCATGATCACAGTCAACCCTGGTGGTGTGGTGCAG GACTTCATATTTTTCTGTGATGCTGTAGCATCCTGGATGAACCCAAAAGATGATCTTCGAGAAATGTTCTATAAG ATCTTGCATGGGTTTAAGAACCAGGTTGGAGATGAGAATTGGAAACGCTTTTCTGACCAGTTTCCCCTTCCACTCAAAGAGAGACTTGCAGCCTTTTATGGAGTGTAG
- the LOC127438478 gene encoding transportin-1-like isoform X2 has product MECQWKPDEQGLQQILQLLKESQSPDTSTQRSVQQKLEQLNQYPDFNNYLIFVLTKLKTEDEPTRSLSGLILKNNVKAHYQNFPNGVSDFIKNECLQNIGDSSPLIRATVGILITTIASKGELQNWPELLPKLCLLLDSEDYNTCEGAFGALQKICEDSAEILDSDMLDRPLNVMIPKFLQFFKHSSPKISEIKLSDWIRQLLCSLPLLPSTPLLITPTLAASFENVVRTQLCCNRGCCDPLKLFNYFHLSFVFQNSSS; this is encoded by the exons ATGGAGTGTCAATGGAAACCCGACGAGCAGGGACTTCAGCAGATCTTACAGCTGCTCAAGGAATCACAGTCCCCTGACACATCCACGCAACGATCCGTCCAACAA AAACTTGAGCAGCTCAATCAATACCCAGACTTCAACAACTACTTGATATTTGTGCTCACAAAGCTAAAGACAGAAG ATGAGCCCACTCGCTCTCTCAGTGGGCTCATTCTGAAGAACAACGTTAAGGCCCATTACCAGAACTTCCCAAATGGTGTCTCTGACTTCATCAAAAATGAGTGTCTGCAGAATATTGGAGACTCCTCACCCCTCATTAGAGCCACAGTGG GTATTCTGATCACAACTATAGCCTCTAAAGGGGAGTTACAGAACTGGCCAGAGCTTCTGCCTAAACTCTGTTTACTGTTGGACTCAGAGGACTATAACACTTGTGAA GGGGCTTTTGGAGCTCTGCAAAAGATCTGTGAAGACTCTGCCGAGATCCTAGACAGCGACATGCTGGACCGTCCGCTCAATGTTATGATCCCAAAGTTCCTGCAGTTCTTCAAGCACAGCAGCCCCAAGATCAG tgaaataaagctgagtgactggatcagacagttgttgtgttccctcccccttctcccctcaaCTCCGCTGCTGATCACGCCCACTTTGGCTGCATCTTTTGAAAATGTGGTGAGAACTCAACTGTGCTGTAACAGAGGGTGTTGTGACCCTTTAAAACTGTTTAACTATTTTCATCTATCATTTGTTTTCCAGAACTCTTCCTCTTAA